A window of the Thermoleophilia bacterium SCSIO 60948 genome harbors these coding sequences:
- a CDS encoding M28 family peptidase codes for MPTRARHVIAALAALFSMVLLGACGGSESECEDGSCGPASTQGEFNSERAMSDVERQVAFGPRPSGSAANERQVEFLARQLQLAGAKDVEVQRPWANVTAEIPGEGEGTILIGAHHDTKDEPPIVGANDGASGVAVVLELARSLAEDPQRTGPTVRIALFDAEEARGDAPFEEDGTRGSRQYVEAAERSGELDDIDEMWLFDMVGDCDLQVPLEANSDPEIYERFEAVADELPEFRSPFGGEVDPILDDHIPFLEAGIPSVDLIDFTFGGDSSPGDHWHTTDDTLDKVCPESLGAVGAPALELLSNPYPPSSDG; via the coding sequence ATGCCGACCCGGGCCCGACACGTCATCGCCGCCCTCGCGGCCTTGTTCAGCATGGTGCTCCTCGGCGCCTGCGGTGGTTCGGAGAGCGAGTGCGAGGACGGCTCGTGCGGCCCCGCCTCGACCCAGGGCGAGTTCAACTCCGAGCGCGCGATGAGCGACGTCGAGCGTCAGGTCGCCTTCGGGCCGCGGCCCTCCGGCTCGGCGGCCAACGAGCGCCAGGTCGAGTTCCTCGCTCGCCAGCTGCAGCTGGCCGGCGCGAAGGACGTCGAGGTCCAGCGTCCATGGGCGAACGTGACCGCCGAGATCCCCGGCGAGGGCGAGGGGACGATCCTGATCGGCGCCCATCACGACACGAAGGACGAGCCACCGATCGTCGGCGCCAACGACGGCGCATCGGGCGTCGCCGTCGTCCTAGAGCTGGCGCGCTCGCTCGCGGAGGATCCGCAGCGCACCGGCCCCACGGTTCGGATCGCCCTGTTCGACGCCGAGGAGGCGCGGGGCGACGCGCCCTTCGAGGAGGACGGCACCCGCGGATCGCGTCAATACGTCGAAGCGGCCGAGCGCAGCGGCGAGCTCGACGACATCGACGAGATGTGGCTCTTCGACATGGTCGGCGACTGCGACCTCCAGGTGCCGCTCGAGGCGAACTCGGACCCCGAGATCTACGAGCGCTTCGAGGCCGTCGCCGACGAGCTGCCCGAGTTCCGCTCGCCCTTCGGCGGCGAGGTCGATCCCATCCTCGACGACCACATCCCGTTCCTCGAGGCCGGGATCCCGTCGGTCGACCTGATCGACTTCACCTTTGGGGGCGACTCCTCACCGGGCGATCACTGGCACACGACCGACGACACGCTCGACAAGGTCTGCCCCGAGAGCCTCGGGGCCGTCGGCGCGCCGGCGCTCGAGCTGCTCTCGAACCCGTATCCGCCGTCCTCGGACGGCTAG
- a CDS encoding cytochrome c oxidase assembly protein: MDMVGHGSSFDLLKLLGEIGIPLALAVAYWLRVRVLAREHRAPSRRRQLSFGAGLLVIVVASVGLAEISMRQVSGHMVQHLLLMDLAAFLVILGVTRPVVEPLLSVPGLRHARKIVRPVPAMLIFIAIVVVWHLPPLYNLTAESELAHAASRTFFLGAGLVKWMALIGPVSAAAWFVGGFSLLYVATEHLFIAVMGNVFMWAGTPIYSVYAERTAAVGIDPVTDQSIGGGIMAVWGMMLTLALLAWVLLRWSKHETERQDLLDLARDNGVAIPADVVARAVRNGQAGAMRVDILRRRHDPRAAAASSRGSS; the protein is encoded by the coding sequence ATGGACATGGTTGGTCACGGGTCTTCCTTCGATCTGCTCAAGTTGCTCGGCGAAATCGGGATCCCGCTGGCGCTGGCCGTCGCCTACTGGCTGCGAGTCCGGGTTCTCGCTCGCGAGCACAGGGCGCCGTCCCGCCGCCGCCAGCTGTCCTTCGGCGCGGGCCTGCTCGTCATCGTGGTCGCCAGCGTCGGATTGGCGGAGATCTCGATGCGGCAGGTCTCGGGCCACATGGTCCAGCACCTCCTGCTGATGGATCTCGCCGCGTTCCTCGTGATCCTGGGAGTGACGCGGCCGGTCGTGGAGCCGCTCCTCAGCGTGCCGGGGCTGCGCCACGCGCGCAAGATCGTCCGGCCGGTGCCGGCGATGCTGATCTTCATCGCCATCGTGGTGGTCTGGCACCTTCCGCCGCTCTACAACCTGACCGCGGAGAGCGAGCTGGCGCACGCCGCATCGCGCACGTTCTTCCTCGGGGCCGGGCTCGTGAAGTGGATGGCGCTCATCGGTCCGGTCTCGGCGGCGGCTTGGTTCGTCGGCGGCTTCTCGCTCCTATACGTGGCCACGGAGCACCTGTTCATCGCCGTGATGGGCAACGTCTTCATGTGGGCCGGCACGCCGATCTACTCCGTGTACGCCGAGCGAACCGCGGCGGTCGGCATCGATCCCGTGACCGATCAATCGATCGGTGGTGGGATCATGGCGGTATGGGGGATGATGCTCACGCTCGCCTTGCTGGCCTGGGTCCTGCTGCGGTGGTCCAAGCACGAGACGGAGCGGCAGGACCTGCTCGACCTGGCTCGTGACAACGGCGTCGCGATTCCGGCCGACGTAGTCGCGAGGGCGGTACGAAACGGCCAGGCCGGAGCGATGAGGGTCGACATCCTGCGCCGACGCCACGACCCTCGCGCCGCTGCTGCGAGTAGTCGCGGTTCGTCCTGA
- a CDS encoding DUF3224 domain-containing protein, which yields MSPVQVTASFTIDGWKEKPWHRERRTGGRLTRTEVIRSYQGGIRGRSKAELVSAYSAGEPRVYSGLELLRCEIDGRSGSFALFHVGRIEPTGTELEVTIVDGSGTDELTGITGRARVTRTPEGEHTIVLDYDLMPV from the coding sequence GTGAGCCCTGTGCAGGTGACCGCGTCGTTCACGATCGACGGCTGGAAGGAGAAGCCGTGGCACCGCGAGCGCCGCACCGGCGGGCGGCTGACGCGGACCGAGGTCATCCGCAGCTACCAGGGCGGCATCCGCGGGCGCTCGAAGGCGGAGCTCGTGAGCGCCTACTCCGCCGGAGAGCCGCGCGTCTACAGCGGCCTCGAGCTGCTGCGCTGCGAGATCGACGGGCGAAGCGGCAGCTTCGCCCTCTTCCACGTCGGGCGGATCGAGCCGACCGGCACCGAGCTCGAGGTGACGATCGTCGACGGCTCGGGCACCGACGAGCTCACCGGGATCACCGGCCGCGCCCGCGTCACGCGCACGCCGGAGGGCGAGCACACGATCGTGCTCGACTACGACCTGATGCCGGTCTAG
- a CDS encoding 4-hydroxy-3-methylbut-2-enyl diphosphate reductase, with amino-acid sequence MSSRAEAQRTSPSRVLLAAPRGYCAGVDRAVQTVEKALELHGAPVYVRKEIVHNKHVVAELSERGAIFVESENEVPEGALVVFSAHGVSPAVHANSEARSLRTIDATCPLVTKVHVSAKRFAEQGYEIVMIGHSGHEEVEGTMGEAPGAITLVETEAEVDALEIADPEKVAFITQTTLSVDETAGIIARLRERFPGIVSSKSEDICYATTNRQIAVKQLAAECDLVLVIGSTNSSNSNRLVEVAREHGADSHLIDNAGQVREAWLEGVETVGITSGASAPEQLVSELVEFFRGRGADDVAELRTVHEDVRFMLPKRIRTELASA; translated from the coding sequence ATGTCGAGCCGAGCCGAAGCCCAGCGCACATCCCCGAGCCGCGTCCTGCTCGCCGCCCCGCGCGGTTATTGCGCCGGCGTCGACCGCGCCGTGCAGACCGTCGAGAAGGCGCTCGAGCTCCACGGAGCGCCCGTCTACGTCCGCAAGGAGATCGTCCACAACAAGCACGTCGTGGCCGAGCTCTCCGAGCGCGGCGCGATCTTCGTCGAGTCCGAGAACGAGGTTCCCGAGGGTGCGCTCGTCGTGTTCTCCGCGCACGGCGTCTCGCCGGCGGTCCACGCCAACTCCGAGGCACGCTCGCTGCGCACGATCGACGCGACCTGCCCGCTCGTCACGAAGGTCCACGTGTCGGCCAAGCGCTTCGCCGAGCAGGGCTACGAGATCGTGATGATCGGTCACTCCGGCCACGAGGAGGTCGAGGGGACGATGGGGGAGGCACCGGGCGCGATCACCCTCGTCGAGACCGAGGCCGAGGTCGACGCGCTCGAGATCGCCGACCCCGAGAAGGTTGCGTTCATCACCCAGACGACGCTGTCGGTGGACGAGACGGCGGGGATCATCGCCAGGCTGCGCGAGCGCTTCCCCGGAATCGTCTCCTCGAAGTCCGAGGACATCTGTTACGCGACGACGAACCGCCAGATCGCCGTCAAGCAGCTCGCCGCTGAGTGCGACCTGGTGCTCGTGATCGGCTCGACCAACTCCTCGAACTCCAACCGGCTGGTCGAGGTCGCGCGCGAGCACGGCGCGGACTCGCACCTGATCGACAACGCGGGGCAGGTCCGCGAGGCCTGGCTCGAAGGCGTCGAGACCGTCGGGATCACCTCCGGCGCGAGCGCTCCCGAGCAGCTCGTCTCGGAGCTCGTCGAGTTCTTCCGCGGCCGCGGCGCCGATGATGTCGCCGAGCTCCGCACGGTCCACGAGGACGTCCGCTTCATGCTGCCGAAGCGGATCCGCACCGAGCTCGCCTCGGCCTAG